The genomic region CCAGCGATAACGTTTTCTTCTCGAATATAATCCAATAAAGATGTTTTACCGTGATCTACGTGACCCATTACTGTAACAATAGGTGCACGAGTAGTTAAATCCTCCTCATTATCTTCAATTTCAGTAATACTTTCTTCAATATCTGCGTTAACAAACTCTACATCATACCCAAACTCTTCTGCTACGATTGAAATCGTTTCTGCATCTAGTCTCTGGTTCATAGTAACCATCATACCTAATGACATACAGGCTCCAATTACTTGGTTTACCGCAACATCCATCATGGTAGATATATCACTAACCGTTACAAACTCAGTAACTTGTAAGATCTTCTCTTCTGAATCAGCTTGCTCTTGAGCTTCAACTTTTTCTCGGTGAGAATCTCTCTTATCACGACGATATCTTGCCGCTTTTGATTTAGAAGATTTCCCTTGAAGCTTTTCAAGAGTTTCCCTTACTTGCTTTTGAATTTCTTCTTCTGTAGGCTCAGCCTTTACTATAGGAGTACGTTTTTGAGCAGGACCGCGTCTGTTTCCACCAGAACGATTACCACCAGGACCAGATGCACCTGGCGACTTGGTAATCCTCTTACGTTTACGCTTATTAGGATCTTCCTTTTTCTTAGGTTTTTTAAACTGCGATAAATCAATCGTTTTTCCTGTAACTTTAAGACCACCTAGTTTTTGATACTCGGTTTTGATTTTTTCAGGCTCTTGATTAACTTCTGGAGCTTTAGCTTCAGCTGGCTTCTTTTCAACAGGTTTAGTCGCTGGAGCTTTTTCAGAAAAGTCCTTCTTTACTTCAGGCTTCTTATCTACTTTGGGCTTATCTAATTTAGACTCAACCTTAGGAGACTTATCGACTTTAGATTTTTGAGAGACATTGTCTTTCTTTTTGAAAGCTGGCTTCTTCTTAGGCTCGAGATCTATCTTACCCTTCACCTTAGTTTCTTGCACCTTAGGTCGGTTAGAAATCACTTTAGGGGAAGAATCCTCATTTTTTTCAGCTGGAGTAGACTCAACTTTCTTCTCGACTGGTTTTTGAGGCTCGGCTTTCTTCTCATCTGGTTTTGCATTTGCACCACCAGATAAGTCAACCTTACCTACCTGTTTAGGACCGTCAAGAGTAGCTTTGGCCTTAATTACTTCTTGCCTTTTTTGCTTCTCTTCCTGCTCTTTCTCACGTTGCTCACGCAACTCTTCCTGCTCTTTGCGACGCTCTTTACCAACTTCCTTAGAAGCTACTTTTTTACTCTTGTCAGTTTGAAACTCATCTGCAAGGGCTTTGTATACATCTGCATCGATTTTTGTAGTAGGTCTAGCTTCTATCTCAATTCCTTGAGCAGCTAGATGTTCTACAGCACGATCCAGAGATATATTAAATTCTCTAAGCACCTTATTGAGTCTCATGTTCTTTACTTCGGCCATAAATGGTTATGGGTTGACTTTTATTTTATCTAATCTTCAAATTCTGATTTAAGGATATTCACAACCGCAATGACTGTTTCTTCCTCTAAATCGGTACGCTTTACTAAATCAGCTACATCCTGTTCTAAAATACTTTTTGCTGTATCTAGCCCAATTTTACTGAATTCTTGAATGATCCAAGGTTCGATTTCGTCGCTAAACTCTGCTAGCTCAACATCTTCCTCAGCACCATCTCTAATGACATCTATTTCATAGCCAGTTAACTTACCAGCTAATCTTATGTTATGACCTCTTCTACCAATCGCTTTTGAAACCTCTTCAGGATTCAATCTTACTTCGGCCTTCTTAGTCTCTTCATTAATTTCCATAGAAATAATTTTAGCAGGACTTAAAGCTCTAGCAATATACAACTGAGTATTTGAAGTATAATTGATTACATCAATATTTTCATTTCCTAATTCTCTGACAATACCGTGTATACGCGACCCTTTAACACCTACACAGGCCCCAACAGGATCAATACGGTCGTCATAACTATCTACAGCAACCTTAGCCTTTTCACCTGGCTCACGAACAACCGCTTTAACAGTAATTAAGCCATCAAAAACCTCTGGGATTTCTTGTTCAAAAAGCTTTTCTAAGAACTTAGGAGAAGTACGAGAAAGTATAATATTAGGCTTATTACCTCTTAATTCCACACTTTCAATTATACCTCTTACATTCTCACCTTTTCTAAAGAAATCAGATCCAATCTGACGATCTTTAGGCATGATAATTTCATTTCCTTCATCATCTAGCAATATAATCGCTCTATGACGTATGTGATGAACTTCTGCACTATACAACTCTCCTTCAAGCTCTTTAAATTGCTTGTAGATATTTGTATTGTCATGCTCATGAATCTTAGCAATAAGATTTTGTCTTAACGCTAGAATTGCCCTTCTACCTAGCTGGATCAACTTCACCTCTTCAGCTACATCTTCACCAACTTCATAATCTGGCTCTATTTTGCGGGCAGCCGTTAATTCGATTTCTGAATTATCGTCTTCTACTTCACCATCAGCGACCACAACACGGTTACGCCAGATCTCTAAATCTCCTTTATCTGGATTAATAATAATATCAAAGTTATCATCATCGCCGTACTTTCTTTTGAGAGCACTTCTAAAAACATCTTCTAAGATCGCCATCAACGTGACGCGATCTATCATTTTATCATCTTTAAACTCAGAAAAAGACTCGATCAATGCGAGATTTTCCATATTCACTTATTAATTAAATGTTATAACCACTTTAGCTTGTTTAATGTCGTCATACTTGATCGACCACTCTTTTTCAACAGTAACCTTTCCTTTACCTACAGGCTTAGGTTCTCTTGCTTTCCATTGAATCACCACACCTTCATCATCTGCAGATACTAGCTCACCAATCTCTTTTCTCTTTTCTCTATCGATTACTTCTAGCTGCCTTCCCACATTCCTTTTAAATTGCCTAGGAAACGTAAGCGGTGCACTAGCACCAGCGCTAGCAACTTCTAGAGAAAAATCTATTTCATCTCTATCTAAATTATGCTCAACAGCACGAGATATAAAAATACAATCAGCAACTGTTACTCCTTCATCCCCATCAATAATAACTTTTATATCATTATCTCCGTCAATTGTCATCTCCATTAGGAACAAATCTGGTCGCTCCTCAAAGGCATCATCTAGTAAATCTTGTACAGTGTCTTTCAGCATATTTTATAAAAAGAGGGGACATCTGTCCCCTCATATTGTTTAAATACTTTGCAAATATACGACTTTTTTAGGCTTTTGCAAGCGATATTTAACACTGTCAGCTTGAAACAGAATTACTTATCTTTATACTTCTAAATCCAACTCTATGAAAAAAATAATCGTACCTACTGATTTTTCAGAACAAGCAGACAATGCATTGCGTGTTGCGGCAGACATAGCTCGTGAAAACAATGGTGAAATCTTCTTGTTACATCAACTCGATCTACCACTGCATCTAGCAAATAATGCCAGCTCAAATTTACCAGAAGCCGTTTTTTTCATGAAGCTAGCTAAGGAAAAATTTGACAATTTATTAAAAGCAGATTATTTAGAAGGCGTCACTATTCATGGAGATGTAGAAACAGGAGCAGCTTTTAGCGGGATTATGGACACCGTAAAACGACATAATGCAGACTTAATAGTCATGGGAAGTCACGGCGCAAGCGGCATGAAAAATATTTTCATAGGATCAAATGCAGAAAAAGTGGTGCGCAACTCAGAAATTCCTGTACTCGTCATTAAGGACCGCAAAAAAAGATTAGATGTCAATGAATTTGTTTTTGCCACAGATTTAGATCCAGAATCAAGCAATGCCCTTAAGGAGGCTGCATCGTTTGCAAAAGGCACTGGATGTAAGCTACACTTACTCTACGTAAACACTCCTTCTAACTTTTTAAATACTCAAAAAGCAGAACAGAAAGTGAAGGAGTACTTAAAAGATATCAATGTAGAACCTGCAGATTATACAATTTATAATGACTTTTCAATAGAAGAAGGTGTTTTTAACTTCACAAAAGACATTAAAGGAGACTTAATAGGAATGGCTACACATGGACGACGTGGAATATCTCATTTCTTTAACGGTAGTGTGAGTGAAGACATTGTCAACCACTCTTCCCTACCTGTTGTGACCTTCAGGATCAAATAATTATTGATTGTATCGCTTTCGCGAAAGCCAAATACAAAAAAGCACCTCAAAATATCGAGGTGCTTTTTCATATCTACAGGTTGTTTGTAAAACAAAAAAAATCCTGACTCAATTAAGAATCAGGATTTACGAGTTGTCCCACAAGGACTCGAACCTTGAATGACGGTACCAAAAACCGGAGTGTTACCATTACACCATGGGACAAATTCGGATGCAAATTTAAAACAAATTAGTTTTTGAGCAAACAGAAATCGATTTTTTTCTCAATTAATATCATTTTTTTCAAATTGAGGCGTTGAATGATTATTTCACATCTGTCTAACTTAATTAAAACTGAGTAAGTTGAGTTACATCATGCAGTTTAGATATATTAATATTATTTTCGCCATAGCTAAAAAACACTATGAAATTGAACTATAATCAACTTAATAAGATAGCAGGCTGGGTCGTGTTTGCGATAGCCTTAATCACCTACTGGCTCACCGTTGAACCTACAGTAAGTTTCTGGGATGCAGGTGAGTATATAGCCACATCATCTGGACTACAAGTAGGACATCCACCAGGAGCACCTCTTTATCAAATGCTAGGTGCGTTTTTCTCTATGTTTGCTTTAGACAAAAGCCAGATTGCTTATATGGTGAATATGATGTCTGTTTTCTCTAGTGCGTTCACAATTTTATTTATGTTTTGGTCCTTAACACTGCTGTTAAAAAGACATATTATAAAAGAGACGAGTAATGATGTAATGATTCTAGGGGCAGCCGCTATAGGTAGTCTTGCTTACACTTTTTCTGACAGCTTCTGGTTTAACGCAGTTGAAGCAGAGGTTTATGCTCCTGCAGCATTATTGATGAGCGCCCTATTTTACATGGGGTTACTATGGGAACGTGATATGTTTTTACCTCGAGGAAACAAATGGCTCGTACTTATATCATTTACTGTAGGCTTATCTTTTGGGGTTCACTTTATGGGAATACTGACTATACCTGCAATTGGTATGTTATGGTATTTTAAGCACTACAAAAAGATAACTCCGTTAAATTTCATTATTGCAAACATCTCTGTGGTGGCTGTACTCTTATTTGTATTTAAATTATTACTACCATATACTTTGTCCATTTTTGGATATATGGAAGTGTTTTTTGTTAATGACATAGGATTACCTTTCAATTCTGGATCTATTATTATGCTAATCTTAGTGATAGCAATGTTTGTTTTCTTGATTCGCTTTTCGCGTAAGCGTAATAAACCATTATTAAATACCATTACACTATGTGTCATGTTTGTACTAATAGGGTTTTCTTCATGGACTATGTTACCTATAAGGGCTAATGCCGGCACTCCTATTAATGAAAACAATCCTAACGATGCTCGTGCGTTACTTGCGTATTATAATCGCGAACAATATCCTGCACCAGCTTTATTTTATGGAGAATCGTTTACTGACATCTATGCTGGATTAGATCCAGAGACACCATATTTAGATGAAAAACCGAAGTACGAAAAAGATTATAAATTAGGGAAATATGTGATTGTAAATAATTATAAAAATTCTTTACAAAACACCCATGATGATCACAAGGGCTTATTCCCTAGAATGACTGATCCATCTAGAGCTACTAATTATATAGATTTTATGGGTGGCCTAAATTATTATGTTAAGCCAGAGTATGCGTCTAGCATGGAGCTGCAAACTGTCCTTGCAGATTATAAGCGTAATTATGAAAATGGTCGTATAGGCGCGCAAGAATATGTTGACTTTCTAGTGGAGTTAAGAGAGGCTGTGGTTATAGAAAAACCAGATGGACTAGATAACGCATCTTACTTTTTAAATTACCAGGTACAGTACATGTATATGAGATATTTTATGTGGAATTTTACTGGGCGACAAAACGATATTCAAGGAGAAGGTGACCCTTTTAATGGTAACTGGATCAGCGGTATTCCTTTTATTGATGAATGGCACCTAGGAACTCAAGATAATCTATCTGATGACATGCTTAATAATAAGGGACGCAATACTTACTTCTTTTTACCGCTTATATTAGGGCTTATAGGTATGATTTTTCATGCTAAAAAAGATTTGAAATCGTTTTATGTGACTCTTGTCCTTTTCTTATTCACAGGACTAGCAATAATCGTATACCTTAATCAAAGTATGTATCAGGTTCGTGAACGTGATTATGCTTATGTGGGCTCATTCTTAGTATTTGCTATGTGGATAGGCATGGGAGTTTATGCGATCTATGAAGGTATTAAAAATACTATAACGGCAAAAACAGCCAAAATTCTTTCTCTATCTATTTGTTTTATAGCAGTACCGCTTCTAATGGCTTTTCAAAACTGGGATGATCATGATCGATCTGGAAAATACTCAGCTTTAACTAGTGCTAAAAAATATCTCGACAGCTGCTTACCTAACGCACTTATTTTTACCATAGGTGATAACGACACTTTCCCTTTATGGTACTTACAAGAAGTAGAAGGTTATCGTACAGATGTACGAGTGGTTTGTACTTCATTGCTTGCTACAGACTGGTATATGGATGACATGAAGAAGAAAGCCTGGGATAGTGATCCAGTGCCTTCAACACTAACACATGATAAATATACTTATGGAACTAGAGATGCTCTATGGTTTGCTGACAAAGAACGTGTATTACAACGTACAGGTGGTAAAAGCTCTTTACCGGACACTCTAGATCTTAAGGACTGGATGGAATGGGTAGCTAGTGATAAAAAAATTACTCAAGAACAAATGCGCAACGATCACTGGGAACATACTTTCCCTACAAAGTTTATACGTATACCAGTGAATAAAGAAGCGGTCCTTAAAAATGGGGTTGTACCTCAACGTGATGCTGATCAAATAGTTGATGAAATCGTAATCGAGATTAACAGTAGTCTGGTATATAAAAACCGAATGTTTATGCTAGATATTATCAATGCAAATAACTGGGAACGCCCTATTTATTTTTCTGGAGGTGCTTTTGGTGATGATGATTATATTTGGATGAAAGACTATCTGCAGCTAGACGGTTGTGCTTTTAGGTTACTACCTATAAAGACAGAACCTGAAAATAGACGTGACCCATTTGACATGGGACGTGTAGATCCTGATCATGGTTATGAAATTCTTAAAAAATGGGACTGGGGAAATAGTGGTGATCCAGATATGTATTATGATGTAGAAACTAGACGTAATAGTGTAGGATATCGTAGTAATGTAACTAGAGTAGCAGAAGCTCTTACCAAAGCTGGCGATTTCAAAAGAGCTGAGGAAATTTTAGATTTAGGAATGGAAAAAATGCCATTAGATTTGTATGGGCATTACTCCATGATTGAGCCCTTTGTTAATGGCTACTATGAGGTAGGAAAAGTAGATAAAGCAAGAGATCTTTTGGACCGAGTAATTTTAAAATATCAAGATGAGATTGATTTCTATAAGGCGCTCAATATTAATGAACGTAGAGCAAACTACTCTGACATCATAGCAGCTGTTGAACGTTATAGAAGTCTTGTAGAGTCTGCCATCTTTT from Nonlabens arenilitoris harbors:
- a CDS encoding universal stress protein, whose translation is MKKIIVPTDFSEQADNALRVAADIARENNGEIFLLHQLDLPLHLANNASSNLPEAVFFMKLAKEKFDNLLKADYLEGVTIHGDVETGAAFSGIMDTVKRHNADLIVMGSHGASGMKNIFIGSNAEKVVRNSEIPVLVIKDRKKRLDVNEFVFATDLDPESSNALKEAASFAKGTGCKLHLLYVNTPSNFLNTQKAEQKVKEYLKDINVEPADYTIYNDFSIEEGVFNFTKDIKGDLIGMATHGRRGISHFFNGSVSEDIVNHSSLPVVTFRIK
- the infB gene encoding translation initiation factor IF-2 produces the protein MAEVKNMRLNKVLREFNISLDRAVEHLAAQGIEIEARPTTKIDADVYKALADEFQTDKSKKVASKEVGKERRKEQEELREQREKEQEEKQKRQEVIKAKATLDGPKQVGKVDLSGGANAKPDEKKAEPQKPVEKKVESTPAEKNEDSSPKVISNRPKVQETKVKGKIDLEPKKKPAFKKKDNVSQKSKVDKSPKVESKLDKPKVDKKPEVKKDFSEKAPATKPVEKKPAEAKAPEVNQEPEKIKTEYQKLGGLKVTGKTIDLSQFKKPKKKEDPNKRKRKRITKSPGASGPGGNRSGGNRRGPAQKRTPIVKAEPTEEEIQKQVRETLEKLQGKSSKSKAARYRRDKRDSHREKVEAQEQADSEEKILQVTEFVTVSDISTMMDVAVNQVIGACMSLGMMVTMNQRLDAETISIVAEEFGYDVEFVNADIEESITEIEDNEEDLTTRAPIVTVMGHVDHGKTSLLDYIREENVIAGESGGITQHIGAYGVQLKNGQKIAFLDTPGHEAFTAMRARGAQVTDLAIIVIAADDDVMPQTKEAISHAQAAGVPIIFAINKVDREAANPERIKEALAQMNLLVEDWGGKIQSHDISAKTGQGVEELLEKVLLEAELLDLKANPDKPAVGTVVEAFLDKGRGYVSTVLVQAGTLRIGDYVLAGRNHGKVKAMQDERGKNVDVAGPSTPVSILGLDGAPTAGDKFHVFEDEKEAKDIASKRTQLQREQSVRTQKTLSLDEIGRRIALGDFKELNLILKGDVDGSVEALTDSFQKLSTEEIQVNIIHKAVGAITESDVLLASASDAIIIGFNVRPQGNARSVAEQEEVDIRMYSIIYDAINDLKDAMEGMLSPELKEEITGNAEIRATFKISKVGTIAGCMVTDGKIYRNSGVRLIRDSVVVYTGELSALKRFKDDVKEVAKGYECGMQIKNYNDLQEGDIIECFREVEVKKKLK
- a CDS encoding DUF2723 domain-containing protein, which produces MKLNYNQLNKIAGWVVFAIALITYWLTVEPTVSFWDAGEYIATSSGLQVGHPPGAPLYQMLGAFFSMFALDKSQIAYMVNMMSVFSSAFTILFMFWSLTLLLKRHIIKETSNDVMILGAAAIGSLAYTFSDSFWFNAVEAEVYAPAALLMSALFYMGLLWERDMFLPRGNKWLVLISFTVGLSFGVHFMGILTIPAIGMLWYFKHYKKITPLNFIIANISVVAVLLFVFKLLLPYTLSIFGYMEVFFVNDIGLPFNSGSIIMLILVIAMFVFLIRFSRKRNKPLLNTITLCVMFVLIGFSSWTMLPIRANAGTPINENNPNDARALLAYYNREQYPAPALFYGESFTDIYAGLDPETPYLDEKPKYEKDYKLGKYVIVNNYKNSLQNTHDDHKGLFPRMTDPSRATNYIDFMGGLNYYVKPEYASSMELQTVLADYKRNYENGRIGAQEYVDFLVELREAVVIEKPDGLDNASYFLNYQVQYMYMRYFMWNFTGRQNDIQGEGDPFNGNWISGIPFIDEWHLGTQDNLSDDMLNNKGRNTYFFLPLILGLIGMIFHAKKDLKSFYVTLVLFLFTGLAIIVYLNQSMYQVRERDYAYVGSFLVFAMWIGMGVYAIYEGIKNTITAKTAKILSLSICFIAVPLLMAFQNWDDHDRSGKYSALTSAKKYLDSCLPNALIFTIGDNDTFPLWYLQEVEGYRTDVRVVCTSLLATDWYMDDMKKKAWDSDPVPSTLTHDKYTYGTRDALWFADKERVLQRTGGKSSLPDTLDLKDWMEWVASDKKITQEQMRNDHWEHTFPTKFIRIPVNKEAVLKNGVVPQRDADQIVDEIVIEINSSLVYKNRMFMLDIINANNWERPIYFSGGAFGDDDYIWMKDYLQLDGCAFRLLPIKTEPENRRDPFDMGRVDPDHGYEILKKWDWGNSGDPDMYYDVETRRNSVGYRSNVTRVAEALTKAGDFKRAEEILDLGMEKMPLDLYGHYSMIEPFVNGYYEVGKVDKARDLLDRVILKYQDEIDFYKALNINERRANYSDIIAAVERYRSLVESAIFYEDDLMVQKHKDVFNQYVLEFTQFYSPEETIGGNSREEIPMGELDNIFQEATDNTVTEDIIESNPQDTP
- the rimP gene encoding ribosome assembly cofactor RimP, encoding MLKDTVQDLLDDAFEERPDLFLMEMTIDGDNDIKVIIDGDEGVTVADCIFISRAVEHNLDRDEIDFSLEVASAGASAPLTFPRQFKRNVGRQLEVIDREKRKEIGELVSADDEGVVIQWKAREPKPVGKGKVTVEKEWSIKYDDIKQAKVVITFN
- the nusA gene encoding transcription termination factor NusA, translating into MENLALIESFSEFKDDKMIDRVTLMAILEDVFRSALKRKYGDDDNFDIIINPDKGDLEIWRNRVVVADGEVEDDNSEIELTAARKIEPDYEVGEDVAEEVKLIQLGRRAILALRQNLIAKIHEHDNTNIYKQFKELEGELYSAEVHHIRHRAIILLDDEGNEIIMPKDRQIGSDFFRKGENVRGIIESVELRGNKPNIILSRTSPKFLEKLFEQEIPEVFDGLITVKAVVREPGEKAKVAVDSYDDRIDPVGACVGVKGSRIHGIVRELGNENIDVINYTSNTQLYIARALSPAKIISMEINEETKKAEVRLNPEEVSKAIGRRGHNIRLAGKLTGYEIDVIRDGAEEDVELAEFSDEIEPWIIQEFSKIGLDTAKSILEQDVADLVKRTDLEEETVIAVVNILKSEFED